One window from the genome of Balaenoptera musculus isolate JJ_BM4_2016_0621 chromosome 3, mBalMus1.pri.v3, whole genome shotgun sequence encodes:
- the SPPL2B gene encoding signal peptide peptidase-like 2B isoform X4, whose product MAAAAAVAAAALARLAAAFLLLAAQVACEYGMVHVVSEAGGPKGKDYCILYNPQWAHLPLDLSKASLLQVRDWTTSVLCSPADLPAKGFSNQIPLVARGNCTFYEKVRLAQGSGARGLLVISKETLVPPGGNKTQYDEIGIPVALLSYKDMLDIFETFGRVVRAALYAPKEPMLDYNMVIIFIMAVGTVALGGYWAGSRDVRKRYMKHKRDDGPEKHEDEAVDVTPVMICVFVVMCCSMLVLLYHFYDQLVYVIIGIFCLASSTGLYSCLSPLLQRLPFCRCRVPDNSLPYFHKRPQVRTLLLALLCLAVSVVWGVFRNEDQWAWILQDALGIAFCLYTLKTIRLPTFKACTLLLLVLFIYDVFFVFITPFLTKSGNSIMVEVATGPSDSATHEKLPMVLKVPRLNASPLALCDRPFSLLGFGDILVPGLLVAYCHRFDIQVQSSRVYFVACTIAYGIGLLVTFMALALMQRGQPALLYLVPCTLVTSCALALWRRELGMFWTGSGFAVNTSLL is encoded by the exons atggcggcggcggcggcggtggcggcggcggcgctggcGCGGCTCGCGGCGGCCTTCCTCCTCCTCGCGGCCCAG GTGGCCTGTGAGTACGGCATGGTGCACGTGGTGTCCGAGGCCGGGGGCCCCAAAGGCAAAGACTACTGCATCCTCTACAACCCGCAGTGGGCCCACCTGCCGCTCGACCTCAGCAAAGCG TCTCTCCTGCAGGTGCGGGACTGGACGACCTCCGTGCTCTGCTCTCCGGCCGACCTCCCTGCCAAAGGCTTCAGTAACCAGATCCCCCTGGTGGCGCGGGGGAACTGCACCTTCTACGAGAAAGTGCGGCTGGCGCAGGGCAGCGGGGCGCGCGGGCTGCTCGTCATCAGCAAGGAGACGCTG gtccccCCAGGAGGCAACAAGACGCAGTACGACGAGATCGGCATTCCTGTGGCCCTACTCAGCTACAAAGACATGCTGGACATTTTCGAG ACTTTCGGCCGGGTGGTACGGGCGGCGCTGTACGCCCCCAAGGAGCCCATGCTGGACTACAACATGGTCATCATCTTCATCATGGCTGTGGGCACCGTCGCCCTCGGGGGCTACTGGGCCGGGAGCCGGGACGTGAGGAA GAGGTACATGAAGCACAAGCGGGACGACGGGCCCGAGAAGCACGAGGACGAGGCCGTGGACGTGACGCCCGTCATGATCTGCGTGTTTGTGGTCATGTGCTGCTCCATGCTGGTGCTGCTTTACCACTTCTACGACCAGCTCG TCTACGTCATCATCGGCATCTTCTGCCTGGCCTCCTCCACGGGCCTCTACAGCTGCCTGTCGCCGCTCCTCCAGAGGCTGCCGTTCTGCAGGTGCAG GGTCCCCGACAACAGCCTGCCCTACTTCCACAAGCGCCCCCAGGTCCGCACGCTGCTCCTGGCGCTGCTGTGCCTGGCCGTCAGCGTGGTGTGGGGCGTCTTCCGGAACGAGGACCA GTGGGCTTGGATCCTTCAGGACGCGCTGGGCATCGCCTTCTGCCTCTACACCTTGAAAACCATCCGCCTCCCCACGTTCAAG GCCTGcacgctgctgctgctggtgctgTTCATCTACGACGTCTTCTTCGTGTTCATCACGCCCTTCCTGACCAAG AGTGGGAACAGCATCATGGTGGAGGTGGCAACCGGGCCGTCGGACTCGGCCACCCACGAGAAG ctccccatggTGCTGAAGGTGCCCCGACTCAACGCCTCGCCGCTGGCCCTGTGTGACCGGCCCTTCTCCCTCCTGGGCTTCGGGGACATCCTGGTCCCAG GGCTGCTCGTGGCCTACTGCCACCGCTTCGACATCCAGGTGCAGTCCTCCAGGGTCTACTTCGTGGCCTGCACCATCG CCTACGGCATCGGTCTCCTGGTGACGTTCATGGCGCTGGCCCTCATGCAGCGCGGCCAGCCCGCCCTCCTCTACCTGGTGCCCTGCACGCTCGTCACCAGCTGCGCCCTGGCGCTCTGGCGCAGGGAGCTGGGCATGTTCTGGACGGGCAGCGGCTTTGCGGTGAATACCAGTTTGCTATGA